In the Vanessa atalanta chromosome 13, ilVanAtal1.2, whole genome shotgun sequence genome, ataattctgtaataaacattatactATAAACACCGTGAATATTtcgttgtattaaaaattttgaatatttaatttgatttctataATGATATCTAAAGATATAATATGAGCTGGATTAAATggctgtttattttataaatagtgtaatgttaaattttattaacgtgTAAGTGAGTTTCTggtcggttcttcttggtataATCTTCTTTCTGAACCGTATAAGGGAGTAGCTTTACATTGCGATACCATAACAAAGTGATTTATAAGCGCTTTTATAAGCTTACCTCAACAAATAATACTttggtttgattttatttggtgAAACTGAACGTagctaaaataaatagttataataaaaaacaaaacgaaactctttattcaataatttatcaatcaacaacaaaatataactatttaataagtaGTTCTAGAACATTCTGGTCGTAGTCCTGCAAACGACAGCGTGGACTCTCCATCTGGACTTGCCCGACTTTCCCGAGGAGCCAGAAGGTTTCCATCAAGCCTTTGCCCTGGAAAAAATAAGCTTACTTTAATTGAGCGCCGTAAGATTTCATCATATCAGAGAGCCCACCGAACTCCAGTAGGGATATTGTAAAAGCCTaccaagatatttttttgctaaTAATTTTCGTCAATGGTTGGTGacttggtagtagggttttgtgcaagcccgtttgggtaggaaTCACCTACTAATCAAATACTTTAACACCAAGAAGCAATACTTCATATTGTTGTGTTGAgattcgaagggtgagtgacgtAACATTTTTGGTGCCAAGATTGTTGGTGCATTAATGATGATAAggtatggtaaatatttcttacagcactaatgtctatgagcggtggtgatcgctcatagacattagttGGACGGCCAACAACCTATGACATTATGCACGCCAAGCTCACACCGGGAACCAATGTACCAGCAAAAGCGCTGCCAAGAAGGCTTTGGATGAGATGAGTGATGGTGATAAAAAGATAAAgtctttcaaatttaatataaacatttaggatattaaagaaataattacgaTTTAGGTGAAGGAAATAATGATGAGATTTGGGATTGGGATGATTCGGAGGTATTGAATGGAGAGTGTAAgtctaagttttaataaattttaaaatgggtTAGATCCTCAATTtggatttaaaatatgtttgtatattgaataatttaaagaatattaataatattgataataaaaaataatgaaaaacactCGACGTGGATTATTTTATCAGTATTCCAAATCGCATCTGTACCAATTTTTTAGGAAACGATGAATTGCAATAATTACCGCGACATCGACCATTCCCCGTGACTCCACCATGTAATTTCCGATTATATCCAAAGCCGTCTTCGTCGTAtgtgatatatgtattttcattgCTGTGAATAAAAAATGGTCTTAATTATTCATCCGActagcgtcaatagcgcaattgtttacgggccgcctagcgatgtacaaagtcgcaggatcgaatCAAAGTCGGGGTCAGgaccccttggactattgtcgtccccactcctaacacaagtaataagcttaaaaggggtaaataggaaaataagttattccttaattaatttgggacattgctagtatttttttaaaaataataaataagttataatataatataattccattCGGTATGGATGACCAAGTGGATCCCTATAGTTCCTTAATGAACTCCAGGATCTTCTATCTCAATGTGTGGATTAACGAGGTTAAGGTCCAAAATAAATGACACCTCGACTTTTAGCACACGAATTGGACATGAGCCGACACAGCTAGATGAAATATGAAGCAACTCGTAATAGCCAAAGGACTTTTACCGAATGACCTTGATTTACGAACCAAATGTGAACCCCTCCATAGCCTTCGCTATATTCGGGTTTGGATTTAGTAAAATTCCACCACATTACCACGTCATATAGTTAGAGTTGTTCGTCAgtaaaaaaataccatacaCCAAAACATTAAATCTTGTTTTTGGTTGTAATTTGGTTATAAGATAAATCATAAACTCACGTTCCCCCGTGCTCTCCATCCTACTAGCGGTGTTGATTGTGTCACCGAAGAGACAGTATCGTGGCATGGTAGCGCCCACGACGCCGGCGACGCAAGGGCCGGTGTTAACTCCAGCACGCACTCGTAGCGTCTCAAGTGGTCGGTGCGGCACGCACGCGCCCTGCACGCTGCGCATCAGCGCCAGAGACATATCCGCTATCTCGGACGCGTGGCGATTGCCTACACGAATGTTGAGTTAGTGATTGATTTGTCTGTTTGCTAGATGCTTTGAAAGTTAGTAGATTAGAGGATTCGCAATCCTAAAGCTGTGTTAATACATACTATTGTGTcccccgcgaaacttcgcgtttattcaaaagatctGTTAGGTAATTTAAAACCTATGACAGgtcttgttttgatttcattttattgtaactgataaaaccttttttaaatgaaattttttatgtaaaatagatTAGCTCTCTATAGCCGACCAGCAACTCTTTTCTTTCTCcaaaagattttttgtttattcaattgtttttcgtGCAGAACGGTccagctcttcaaaataagaccataaccgatttttatatGCACAGcaatcgtcccataatcactgagacaaaaattaataataataataatttaatataaaatattgtattggtAAATATTTTCGATGATAATGTCGTCTTGACTAGTTTTGGTGACGGTGGCAAATCTCAAGGGAGAACAGCTAACGCAGGGCATATTTGTACGAGTGTGTCCGCAAACACTTCCTTTAATTAGACGCCGTGACTTAAATCGATTAAGACGATATcctattttgataaaaatcacaCCCTGAGGCATTTTTTCGTTGTGTAAACTAAGCTTTCAGTCAATAgacatttatctttatatagtatattctgTGTAGTGTAAGTATGATTAATCAGATTTACATACACAAAACTAGATGGcatttattaactatatataatattgtatacaatgtGAATGTAACATCCATGTATTAAGTGATAcccctataaaaataatattatatagagttTTAAgaccaaacacaaaaaaaaaacaatgaaattcaTCCATTAACTTAGCCCCAGgagtttttttcatttcattaatttacaacatgCTTTTATATcggaaaattttacataaattataccgGCGGCCAAAATAGGTCGAAAAGTTACCATTCCGAACTCATTCGCAACGTTATTAACCCAAAGTAACGCCGGCTGAAGTCAAAGGGGACGGTGCGGGAAGCGGGGGAGCgggtacgttttttttttttttttttttatgtcataaggtggcaaacgagcaggaggctcacctgatggaaagtgactaccaccgcccatggacatctgcaacaccggggggcttgcaggtgcgttgccggcctttcaggaaagagtacgctcttttcttgaaggttcccaagtcgtatcggttcggaaaaaccgccggcgaaagctggttccacagagtggttgtgcgaggcagaaaatgtcttaaaaatcgcgctgttgtggatttacggacatctaggtggtgcgggtgatatttggaattttgacgagatgtccgaaggtgaaattcagcagccgggattaattcgaacaattcctcggaacattccccgtgataaattctgtagaagatgcagagcgatccaacatctctacgcaaagccaaaggatcaagcagatcggaaagggcttgatcgtcgataattcgagccgctctacgttggatacggtcaaatggaaggagctggtactggggagcacccgcccagaggtgagagcagtattccatgtgaggtcgaatttgcgccttgtatagtcttagacgatgggccgacgtgaaatactgtcttgccttgctgagcacaccaagcttttttgatgccaatttggctttgccttccaattgaccgcggaactgaacgagactcgaaacatcaacgccaagtattccgatactagctgtagcggctaacggaatgttctcgaatcgtggagatacgacaaatggtgtttttttagcagttaacgcgcaaacttgcgtctttttggggttgaagtgaactaggtttagccgaccccagttcgagactttgtttaacgaagactcgatttcagatacaagtttgttccggttttcttcgacgtccAACGCTCGCACTGCTCGCGGCGTTACCGTTTTTACAGGCTGTTGGACTAATTTGGTGTTTTACTCTGTTTTAATTTCCATgtgaattattttgttagaaaattttacttttttattattaatctatttgttttttcatCAATTTTATCAGCTGTATATTAAAGAGTGTCCGTCGGCTCCATTCTGTATATTGTGTGTGATGTGTCCCTAGGATTCCGGGGATGTCTAAGCTAAAACCACGACTCACCGTTCCGTTGAGGTAGTCCAGATACGACCATATACGCGTCTCCTATCGTCTCCACTTTGTATACATTGTAATGCATTATTGTATCATCGAACATTCTGGAAcataatatatacgagtattgAAATTAGCATCAAAAAATTACCGTTGATGATTGCCATAAtgctataaaacaaaattttatcaaaatacgtaataataatgataagagccgagtggcccagtggttagaacgcgtgcatcttaaccgatgatttcgggctcaaacccaggcaggcaccactgaaatttcacgtgcttaatttgtgtttataattcatctcgtgctcggcggtgaaggaaaacatcttgaggaaacctgcatgtgtctaatttcaacgaaattctgccacatgtgcattccgccaacccgcattggagcagcgtggtggaatatgctccaaaccttctcctcaaaggagaggaggcctttatcccagcagtgggacatttacgggctgctaatgtaataataatactgacATGATTACGTAATCcaaaatttacttaaacattAGAAAAGATTAGAAATATTCATATAAGTGCAATGATTAAAAAActacacaaaattataaaagacgACATGACTTCAAACGGATTGAAAACGCGGAATAAcatcaaaacatttttctatCCGTACGCCGATAGTTGGTATAAATATCGCTTATCGCTTTAAAACTAGAAAATACGAACTGTTTGTTACAGTATTCAGCTATGAtcgatatatctatataaatctaACATagcattacattaaaattaaccttGTAATTCATAAGTGTTGGCAagagcccacttgaataaattatattttgattttatcaacTTTCAATAAATCCAAAACACGTACCTTAATCATAAAATGATTCACATtgaaattattagtataaattactttcatttaaatgatCATATGGTTATAATTACTTCGAAATAATTAActtcactatatatatatatatatatatatatatatatataaaggtcgTAGAACAGAACTGAATGGAAGTGACGcaagtatatttaaatctaatgaATTACTTGTATACTCAATGTATTTCATAATTCTagcaaaatacttaattaatttttgaaaatattaattacctaaaaataatacttagtatattatgttttataggtaggcggacgggcaaataggccaactgatggtcaccaccgcccatagaaattggtgctataagaaatattaaccattccttacatcgccaatgcgccaccaaccttgggagctaagatgatGATATGATTCGATttatactgtatttatattgttaaaaaagaacactttttaaaatatatttttaatatatataaagactaaAATACAgaaagaataaagaaaaaaagaatgactttttttttaaagaatcgtACGGggactgtttttttaatttgatgatttttgtaaatgttggttttaaccaaaatattataatgtagatAATAcatataccatatatataatTGCCGGTTAAAACTATTAACGTTACCGATAACCCCATATTATAACCTAAttgcgattattttaattacattaacgtTTTATCAGTAAAACTGAACGCTTAATCATAATTCAATTGAATCTGATACAATTCTCTATATTGAACTAAATACTCAGTATAAATCCCCGTTAGCCGTTTAAATGTTTCCTCTTTAAGCCGAGATTTAGAGCTAAGGCTTAGCATACATAACGCTGCTGCCACACCATCGCCAAACACGAAAGGTTTTTCGCTTGCGTTCCACGCATCAATTTTCTCTACAGGAAATAAATTAAGCTTAATTAGACGAAGATGACAATCTTTGATGAGTATTTTGAAACTGAAAATATTAGAACTTTTTGTTTAACCCTCGTATatcgtgtatacatatattatatacctcgCTACGTCACTCCTACGAATTGTGAGTTTTAATCTTGCGTCTTTATTAACATATCAATGTCTTAATATTACCGTTAATCATCTACATAGTTTAATCAaatcatgtttaatattttcacctaacaagattaattataatgcacaaattatatttatgccaGTAAGACATACTCTTTTTTCAGGCTTTCACTGAAAACAAGACTAGTGTCCCTTCgcgatgtttttaacaaagtggGAATATTCACAGtttcgtcacaatatatttacaataatgttatgtatattctcATCAACATtaatcactttgatagaatcagtgataattatTGAGTGTacacgagacgtaaggataagcttataacgctatgtttccgactccgcaacgTCAAttaatccttcttggggcaatttacaaattattctcaaaaattttttttacatctgtTATATAAAATGCATAATACATAGAGTAAGTAACTTTGTTCCAAGCGGGTGTTCTGCGTCACATCACTTTGTTATCGACTTTAGATTTACGCTTCACCGGTCAAATCAGATAGTATCATTCTAGTCACCGAACTATCCTAGTTAGGTTTCTTCTTAACTGGCATCACTAGTATGCTTGCTTAAAATATACTGCTTATAATATactgcttataatatatttgtcacCTGTAGAGCATGTTTAACATATTGATGATCTCCATGGGCGTGCTGTTTGCAGATATATTGGTGAAGCCGACGATGTCGCTGAAGTAGATGGTAACAGCGTCGAAAGCCTCCGCCGGGACCGTCCTCTGAGCTCGCAGCCGCCTCAGTACCGGCATCGGCAACATCCTCGACAGCAACATGTCACTTTTCTGTTTCTCAGCCATCAGCTGTTGTGTACTCAGCTCTATGGATTCTGTGAATATCTGAAAATTGTTTATCTGCACTCAATTTTTGAGGTTTGATATtcgtttaaaatgtataagttaAGATTACTTAAGTACGCGTCAAAACAAAGAGATAACATAAACAGTATTTGAGTTACTCAAAcagtttaaaagtttattaagactaaattaatcaataagtattattattgattataggAATACTTTTTTGAAATAACGCCTGGgcttaggctcgggttccatcataggactgattaaataataattgtgaataacagcattgtaaatctgtttctTTGGAAAGAGCAACTAtataagtttcttgccgttcATTCTCACTAGATGCTCCTTtctgaaacggtggtagtgttctCCTTTCCGAAACGGAATATTAAAACCTTATaacgctttattgtaaagtttactctaataaaatacattagatttgagtttattttataaaaaaagttctgGAAAAGGATAATTACAGGAGCActacaattattaaatgataacgCCACTGATGAGATAATCTCTTCGATTATGTTCATTTAGAACAACAGTTAGGTATGAGtgcattttttaataactaataatttaacttttcttcAATAGTTTCAAAtcaatatctaatttatttgttatttataaagaaattaaaagagTTACAGGTAGAATTaactaaagaaataaatgttttaataaataaaaaataaataaagtattaaaggTAAATGAAGTAAGCTTACCTGTATAGTGGTAAGAGTGTGCTGCAGCAGCACAACGAGCACGGGTGCCGCGAACAGCACAACCAAGAGTACGCTCACGCCCAGCACTAGAGTACGCCGTGCGTTCCATATTTCAGTCGCAGCTGATTCCCTGAAAATGTATCCGTAATATTCACTTGAGTGTAGGAATTTAGGTAATCGTTTGCGttggtaccaccaactcatccgtcatcatcatcatcagacattctaccgccaaacagcaatgcttagtatttcAGTGGCAATAGAAGCATTTTAATTAGCTaaataacaaattcaataaaaaatgctCGAATCAGTCGGAAATTTAATCGCTACGACTTTACCCCATCGCCGACTATATCCCAAcgaactataatttaaatggaaTGCTCTTCGaaagattataatttagataaataacgCGTTAAATTTTAAGTAGTTTGTTccggttcacaatatttcgttAGTTTACAATCTTACTAGATAGATTATAACctctatatatttacaattttttgattatatgtaacactataaatatataacattataagttAACAATCGTTAAAGATATCATAGCTAACTAAAACAAAGAAACGAAAGGACGACTTGATAACCTCGTTTTGTGAAGTCAGTAAAATTAAGGTCTTAGTATCCTTTGAAAAGAATTTGTCGAGtccgtataaaaaaaacagttactcGTTGAATCACGAACAAGGAATGgtgattttcattaaaatattccgCGTGCTGACGCAGAGACAATCAGATGTTTTTCATCGTTGTATTTTCAGGTTTAAAATATCCAAGTATCAAAAATGTTTATCTGTCCAACTAATTTTAGTATCACTGAATTTTTAAGTGAAGGTAATTATCGTGAATacacctgcatgtgtcacaTGGAATTgtacatgtgaatccaccaacttgcattggagcagcgtgatggaataaggtTAAA is a window encoding:
- the LOC125068357 gene encoding atrial natriuretic peptide receptor 2-like gives rise to the protein MDELSIAFTMVTFSTPENLERIQKAQNHLAVALEHLQSTVQYLEVERINTTELEEILIFYKTSTLLVWNETNIAAGAWHYTSYNFTEKTYNFLENLREIQNNLWIVVRESAATEIWNARRTLVLGVSVLLVVLFAAPVLVVLLQHTLTTIQIFTESIELSTQQLMAEKQKSDMLLSRMLPMPVLRRLRAQRTVPAEAFDAVTIYFSDIVGFTNISANSTPMEIINMLNMLYRMFDDTIMHYNVYKVETIGDAYMVVSGLPQRNGNRHASEIADMSLALMRSVQGACVPHRPLETLRVRAGVNTGPCVAGVVGATMPRYCLFGDTINTASRMESTGEPMKIHISHTTKTALDIIGNYMVESRGMVDVAGKGLMETFWLLGKVGQVQMESPRCRLQDYDQNVLELLIK